One bacterium genomic window carries:
- a CDS encoding lysophospholipid acyltransferase family protein: MKWAHRIEWVLLRCFQKTLKHTSADRASNAGAWCGRLFYKLGIRKKVTIANLLAAGIVTEEVAAKRLGRKVYQNLGRTFFELLILREIDVSDETFFCLEIPDGFEEAIKNGAIFISAHIGNWELLGKKLVQRGIRLAVVVRKQTNPFIDRLVNHEREACGMKVVFDDEPLKIRQLIDEHYCIGLLSDQDFGSNTVQVEFFGRKCFAPSGPEFLTAKYRLPVFMCLAQRVDKNRHIFKVEQLQMVQNFTQTYTSKIEAAVREMPEQWLWAHKRWKERP; encoded by the coding sequence ATGAAATGGGCGCATCGAATTGAATGGGTACTGCTTCGGTGTTTTCAAAAAACCTTGAAACATACTTCTGCCGATCGAGCATCCAACGCAGGGGCCTGGTGCGGACGGCTTTTCTACAAACTTGGCATCAGAAAAAAAGTTACGATAGCAAATTTATTGGCTGCAGGAATAGTAACTGAAGAAGTTGCGGCAAAGCGACTCGGAAGGAAAGTCTATCAGAATCTGGGCCGGACTTTTTTTGAATTACTGATTTTACGAGAGATTGATGTTTCAGACGAAACTTTTTTTTGTTTGGAAATTCCGGACGGATTCGAAGAAGCGATTAAAAACGGCGCCATATTTATTTCGGCCCATATAGGCAATTGGGAGTTGCTGGGCAAGAAGCTCGTTCAACGCGGAATCCGGTTGGCAGTAGTCGTGAGGAAGCAGACCAATCCGTTTATCGATCGATTGGTCAACCATGAACGTGAGGCTTGTGGTATGAAAGTCGTTTTTGATGACGAACCGCTCAAAATCCGCCAATTGATCGACGAGCATTATTGTATTGGCTTATTATCAGATCAGGATTTCGGAAGTAATACCGTTCAGGTTGAATTTTTCGGTCGAAAATGTTTTGCGCCAAGCGGACCGGAATTCCTTACTGCTAAATATCGGTTGCCGGTTTTTATGTGCCTGGCGCAACGCGTTGATAAAAATCGACACATTTTTAAAGTTGAACAACTGCAAATGGTCCAAAATTTTACACAAACATATACATCCAAAATCGAGGCTGCAGTTCGGGAAATGCCTGAACAATGGCTTTGGGCGCACAAACGCTGGAAAGAACGGCCTTGA
- the rnhA gene encoding ribonuclease HI, translating to MNDLPNVTIYTDGACKGNPGRGSWAAILIWNNGETVIKEISGVFEQTTNNRMELTAVVEALKNLKKKCNVTIYSDSAYIVNAFRQNWVTNWQRNGWKTADKSPVKNRELWEAIIDYCSQHHIRFEKVKGHAGVHYNERVDQLANLALEQ from the coding sequence ATGAACGATCTTCCGAACGTGACGATTTATACCGACGGTGCTTGCAAAGGAAATCCCGGACGCGGCTCGTGGGCGGCCATTTTGATTTGGAATAACGGCGAAACCGTTATCAAAGAAATTTCCGGAGTGTTTGAACAAACGACCAATAACCGGATGGAATTGACCGCCGTTGTCGAAGCGCTGAAAAACTTAAAGAAAAAATGTAATGTGACCATTTACTCCGACAGCGCGTACATCGTAAATGCGTTTCGGCAAAATTGGGTGACCAATTGGCAGCGCAACGGTTGGAAAACGGCGGATAAATCGCCGGTCAAAAACCGTGAACTTTGGGAAGCCATTATCGATTATTGTTCACAACATCATATCCGATTCGAAAAAGTTAAAGGTCATGCCGGCGTTCATTACAATGAACGTGTCGATCAATTGGCCAACCTGGCATTAGAACAATGA
- a CDS encoding RluA family pseudouridine synthase, translating into MINKPAGVLSIPDRFDRTISNVLGLLQKQYEKIWIVHRIDKQTSGVMIVAKNAESHQVLNRQFETHSIRKIYLTLVSGIVSSSSGTIDLPIAEHPSNPGTVCIDSKGKPSITHYKVLETFRSYTLVEAAPETGRLHQIRIHFKAIGHPLAVDEIYGEQNEIYLSTLKKDYKTKIGEIEKPLMSRLTLHAQSITFEHPRRHSMQTIDAPLPKDFNSLLKQLRKHGSSSS; encoded by the coding sequence TTGATTAATAAACCCGCCGGCGTTTTATCTATTCCCGACCGTTTTGATCGTACTATTTCCAATGTTCTTGGCTTGCTGCAAAAACAGTATGAAAAAATTTGGATCGTTCACCGTATTGATAAACAAACAAGCGGCGTAATGATCGTCGCCAAAAATGCGGAATCGCATCAGGTATTGAACCGTCAATTTGAAACACATTCCATTAGAAAAATATACCTCACTCTAGTAAGCGGTATTGTATCATCGTCGAGTGGTACGATTGATCTACCCATTGCCGAACATCCTTCCAATCCCGGAACCGTTTGTATTGATTCCAAAGGTAAACCATCGATCACGCACTATAAAGTTTTGGAAACGTTTCGATCCTACACATTGGTGGAAGCGGCTCCTGAAACCGGACGTCTCCATCAGATTCGCATTCATTTCAAAGCAATCGGCCATCCGTTGGCCGTCGATGAAATTTATGGAGAACAGAATGAAATTTATCTTTCTACACTGAAGAAAGATTATAAAACCAAAATCGGTGAAATCGAAAAGCCGCTTATGTCCCGACTGACCCTTCACGCTCAATCCATAACATTTGAGCATCCACGCCGACACAGTATGCAAACTATCGATGCGCCATTGCCTAAAGATTTTAACAGTTTATTAAAGCAATTGCGCAAACACGGAAGTTCATCAAGCTGA